A single window of Nocardioides baekrokdamisoli DNA harbors:
- a CDS encoding lipid-transfer protein: MSIGFSGVAAIAGIGATEFSKESGRSELQLSAEATLAALADAGLAPSDVDGLVTFTMDNSSEIALARELGMGDLRFFSRINYGGGAACGTVQQAAMAVATGVADVVVAYRGFNERSGQRFGQVQSWAATQVNTNGLDNAWTYPHGLSTPAATVAMQARRYMHEYGATSEDFGRVAVADRRHAATNPAAFFHGKPITLEDHQASRLIADPLRLLDCCQESDGAVAIVVTTTERARDLAQGGVPILAAAQGSAADQFVMTSYYRDDIGVPEIGVVGRELWRQSGLGPADMQTAVLYDHFTPYVLMQLEELGFCGRGEAPGFIADGAIELGGRLPINTHGGQLGEAYIHGMNGIAEGVRQCRGTSVNQVDAVEHVLVTAGTGVPTSGLILGTREP; encoded by the coding sequence ATGAGCATCGGGTTCAGCGGAGTGGCGGCCATCGCAGGCATCGGGGCCACCGAGTTCTCCAAGGAGTCCGGCCGCTCCGAGCTGCAGTTGTCTGCCGAGGCGACCCTGGCGGCGCTGGCGGACGCGGGCCTTGCGCCGAGCGACGTCGACGGTCTGGTCACCTTCACGATGGACAACTCCTCGGAGATCGCGCTCGCCCGCGAGCTCGGCATGGGCGACCTGCGCTTCTTCAGCCGGATCAACTACGGCGGCGGAGCGGCGTGCGGCACGGTGCAGCAGGCCGCGATGGCGGTGGCGACCGGCGTGGCCGACGTCGTCGTGGCGTACCGAGGCTTCAACGAGCGGTCGGGTCAGCGCTTCGGGCAGGTGCAGAGCTGGGCGGCGACCCAGGTCAACACCAACGGTCTCGACAACGCCTGGACGTACCCGCACGGTCTCTCGACCCCGGCCGCGACGGTCGCGATGCAGGCGCGTCGTTACATGCACGAGTACGGCGCGACTTCGGAAGACTTCGGGCGCGTGGCGGTTGCCGACCGGCGTCACGCCGCGACGAATCCGGCCGCGTTCTTCCACGGGAAGCCGATCACGCTGGAGGACCACCAGGCCTCACGACTGATCGCCGACCCGCTGCGACTCCTTGACTGCTGCCAGGAATCCGATGGTGCGGTCGCGATCGTGGTGACGACGACCGAGCGCGCCCGCGACCTCGCCCAGGGGGGCGTACCGATCCTCGCCGCCGCTCAGGGGAGCGCGGCCGATCAGTTCGTGATGACCTCCTACTACCGCGATGACATCGGGGTGCCCGAGATCGGCGTCGTGGGGCGGGAACTGTGGCGACAGTCCGGCCTAGGGCCGGCGGACATGCAGACGGCGGTGTTGTACGACCACTTCACGCCGTATGTGCTGATGCAGCTCGAGGAGCTCGGCTTCTGCGGTCGCGGTGAGGCTCCTGGCTTCATTGCCGACGGCGCGATCGAACTGGGTGGGCGGCTGCCGATCAACACCCATGGCGGGCAGCTCGGGGAGGCGTACATCCACGGCATGAACGGCATTGCCGAGGGCGTACGCCAGTGCCGTGGGACCTCGGTGAATCAGGTCGATGCGGTCGAGCATGTACTCGTCACTGCCGGCACGGGTGTGCCAACCAGTGGGCTGATCCTCGGCACCCGCGAACCGTGA
- a CDS encoding LLM class F420-dependent oxidoreductase: MRHGIVLFTSDRGIRPAALAIAAEERGFDTIYVPEHTHIPVRRDALHPSGSKELPDDRYLRTLDPWVSLATCAAVTSRIGLSTAVALPVESDPITLAKSLATLDHLSDGRLSIGVGFGWNTDELADHHVPADRRRTVLREYLEAMRALWSEEEASYDGEFVSFGPSWAYPKPARGRIPVVVGAGGGPQTMRWIAQHADGWMTTPREVEIADRAALLRREWVDAGRDGEPEVRILVYKRPTEEEYADWERAEAHELIWGVPDAEPDDVLRYLDKLAARVRA; encoded by the coding sequence ATGCGCCACGGAATCGTGCTTTTCACCTCTGACCGAGGGATCCGTCCCGCCGCTCTCGCGATCGCCGCTGAGGAGCGAGGATTCGACACGATCTACGTGCCGGAGCACACCCACATCCCGGTTCGCCGCGACGCTCTGCACCCCTCCGGGTCCAAGGAACTGCCCGACGATCGATACCTGCGCACGCTGGACCCGTGGGTGTCGTTGGCGACCTGTGCGGCGGTGACATCGCGGATCGGGCTCTCGACTGCCGTGGCCCTGCCGGTGGAGTCGGACCCGATCACGCTGGCAAAGTCGCTGGCGACACTCGACCACCTGTCCGACGGGCGCCTGAGCATCGGTGTCGGGTTCGGCTGGAACACCGACGAACTCGCCGACCACCACGTGCCGGCTGATCGTCGTCGGACCGTCCTGCGCGAATACCTCGAGGCGATGCGGGCGCTGTGGTCGGAGGAGGAGGCGTCGTACGACGGCGAGTTCGTGTCGTTCGGGCCGAGTTGGGCGTACCCCAAGCCGGCGCGCGGCCGGATCCCCGTCGTGGTCGGAGCCGGCGGCGGTCCGCAGACGATGCGCTGGATCGCCCAGCACGCCGACGGCTGGATGACAACGCCGCGCGAGGTCGAGATCGCCGACCGCGCCGCGCTGCTGCGACGTGAATGGGTCGACGCGGGACGTGACGGCGAGCCAGAGGTCAGGATCCTCGTCTACAAGCGACCCACCGAGGAGGAGTACGCGGACTGGGAGCGCGCCGAGGCCCACGAGCTCATCTGGGGTGTGCCCGACGCCGAGCCCGACGACGTCCTGCGCTACCTCGACAAGCTCGCCGCGCGCGTCCGAGCCTGA
- a CDS encoding OB-fold domain-containing protein yields the protein MTSTAQDTTPHDDVMDLVAPMLERGPTEPRLALDEVNLPMIRHWLEAIGETDPRFSGPDAVAPPAMAQVWTMYGLDPHRPSHDPLHGTMQILDKAGFTSVLGTNCDQTYARFLLPGERTAITSRLTSVVGPKQTGVGTGYFVTTENTWWVGDEAVATMTFRVLKFKPGTAAAAAPKIDRTLAVRPVRNRDNEFFFEGAALGEVRIQKCNACGVLRHPPGPMCPSCHAADRGYVVASGLGTVFSEITHHAPAIPGRALPLRIVLVDLDEGVRMVGVHLGDEAPEIGTRVRAVFDRIDDDLTLVAWEPAASAETRQMSAETRQLSGRDAEIVTDLVVHDLPAWEVPITPTLVVSTALATRDFQDVHHDRDLAVKRGSKDIFLNILSTTGLVQRFVGEWARERFGADVRITACALRLGAPAYPGDTLTFTGDVVTDDGREVVVDVVGAVSLGNHVNARVTLVRGEA from the coding sequence ATGACCAGCACCGCTCAGGACACCACGCCGCACGACGACGTGATGGATCTGGTCGCACCGATGCTGGAGCGCGGGCCGACCGAGCCGCGCCTGGCGCTGGACGAGGTCAACCTGCCGATGATCCGCCACTGGCTCGAGGCGATCGGTGAAACTGATCCCCGCTTCTCGGGACCGGACGCGGTCGCGCCGCCCGCGATGGCGCAGGTCTGGACGATGTACGGGCTCGATCCGCACCGCCCATCGCACGACCCGCTGCACGGGACGATGCAGATCCTGGACAAGGCCGGGTTCACCTCGGTGCTCGGGACGAACTGTGACCAGACGTACGCGCGATTCCTGCTGCCCGGTGAGCGCACGGCGATCACGTCGCGGCTGACCTCCGTCGTCGGTCCCAAGCAGACCGGGGTCGGGACCGGCTACTTCGTGACCACCGAGAACACCTGGTGGGTGGGCGACGAGGCCGTCGCGACGATGACGTTCCGGGTGCTCAAGTTCAAGCCGGGTACGGCCGCCGCTGCCGCGCCGAAGATCGATCGGACCTTGGCCGTACGCCCGGTCCGCAACCGCGACAACGAATTCTTCTTCGAGGGCGCCGCGCTCGGCGAGGTGCGGATCCAGAAGTGCAACGCCTGCGGCGTGCTGCGGCACCCTCCGGGTCCGATGTGCCCGTCGTGCCACGCCGCCGATCGCGGCTACGTGGTCGCTTCCGGTCTCGGAACGGTGTTCTCCGAGATCACCCACCATGCGCCGGCGATCCCCGGCCGGGCCCTGCCGTTGCGGATCGTCCTGGTCGATCTCGACGAGGGCGTACGCATGGTGGGTGTCCACCTCGGGGACGAAGCACCCGAGATCGGTACGCGCGTGCGCGCGGTCTTCGACCGCATCGACGACGACCTCACCCTCGTCGCATGGGAGCCCGCCGCCTCCGCCGAAACCCGACAGATGTCAGCCGAAACCCGACAACTGTCAGGTCGAGATGCGGAGATTGTCACCGATCTGGTCGTCCACGACCTGCCGGCGTGGGAGGTGCCGATCACCCCGACGCTGGTCGTGTCGACCGCGCTCGCCACCCGCGACTTCCAGGACGTGCACCATGACCGCGACCTCGCGGTGAAGCGAGGATCGAAGGACATCTTCCTCAACATCCTGAGTACGACGGGGCTGGTGCAGCGGTTCGTCGGCGAATGGGCGCGTGAGCGTTTCGGGGCGGACGTACGCATCACTGCCTGCGCCCTGCGGCTCGGCGCGCCGGCGTACCCGGGCGACACGCTCACCTTCACAGGCGACGTGGTCACTGACGACGGTCGCGAGGTTGTCGTCGACGTGGTCGGGGCGGTGTCGCTCGGCAACCACGTGAATGCGCGCGTGACACTGGTCAGGGGAGAGGCATGA